The Plasmodium brasilianum strain Bolivian I chromosome 11, whole genome shotgun sequence nucleotide sequence ttcttttaaataactCAGCAcattcctttttcctttataatttcttcataaaacgaaaaagaaaagagagTGTATATACCTATTTGCAATTTCTCCTTAATTTAATGTAACAgttgttatttatattcctttttaaatttacacGTTTTTATCTTTTCGTTAACGCAAAGCGGGCACAAAGATTAAACATTATGatatttaaattacatttaaaaaaaaatgtataatgcgttatatataataaagtttctaaatcatttataaaaaggaaaattagtaataatCAATAAATTCAACaatgattttatatttttctataatgttctaaaattaaaaaatattgtttgctttatttatttatattaacataaatttttcttatatgtATGCCATAtgattttgtatatatatatatatatatatattactaagatcataataaaaagatatgcagaaaaaaaaaaaaaaaaagatgaaatacataaaaaagaaaaaaaagctgTAAAACATAATGAATTACATCGtagcataaaaaataaaaagaaagcaaaacaaaaggtatatatgtttacatatatattttatttttttttacttaaccACACTGCAAAAAATGAATGTTTCAAAAATTACACACATAAATCTATGTATATAAGAACGTATTAATGTATTATGCGAttaatgtatacattttatatttcaagcATACCTTGTacaatttatcttttttatttttttttttattttgcacttaatttatataaccaTGCCTTAAATACGACGTCATCCTTTGTTTAAGGTTGACGTTTGAGCATTTCCATAGTGTGCATCCATAGCTCCCCAtgcacatacgtatatattatgtatatatgtgtaattatatatatatacacatgaaGACACGTATACAGGTATAGATATATACTAATAAGCGCACGTGCATTCCAGCTTGTACTTCTCTTTTCGATATATTTTTCCAGGGTGTAAATgttcgtaaaaaaaaaaaaaaaaaaaagccaaCAATGGGTTTATCAAACTAAATGCTTTTCTTTATATGATTTAGTTTTGGTATATTAtcgaataaatattttgcttGCTCTTTTATGTCAACATAATATGGGTGAACAATTTTACGTAtctttgttatatatacattattaatataattatataagaatattgcccacgttaataaataaaataaaacgctaaaatttacaaatgaCAAAAAGTTTCCAAtcgaatatattataataataagagtTACATTTTCCATTCTGTTCGTCCACAATAggtattttcttattaatgttaatttatcatttataaaatcaTATAAAAACACTATTAATCCTTCTATTAATTCTTTTGATACAATTTCTAATTTATCAGTCTCCTTATAATCTGAAATCTTATGTACTTGTAAAAACACAAGAAGTCCACTTAATAAAAGTAACAAAATGGATAAGGTACATAAAACTTGTAAAAAAGTTTGATTGAAAATGtatagtaatatatacaacGCATTTATCGATGAAAATATCGATACGTTTACAATATTCTTTGAGTTCAAATTCATTTtctcaaaataaaaaatatgtaaaaattaaaaatggatGAAAATACTTTGCCCCTTAGTAGTacgcttatatatatatattatatggaaTTTCTGTTAAAAAgaaagttttaaaaataaaaaaaaacaaatgtaattcactaaaaacaaataatactGCGAAAGTAAAATTTCTTcctaaaataataattaaataaagaaaatttgttTTGCATTATACTTGTTgcgcatattttttttttcttttcgttAATATTAGCATTACATTTCATTACATCATTTTAAAGGAGtaatattgttaaaatataaaaaaaaaattaatataaataatgttaatagtaataaaatataaatgataagcaaatatattcaaaaaaaaatacaaaatggGATGGTCACGgaagcataattttttagtgCTAATACgtatcatattatttttatttattattttttttttttttaaatatattcgttataagttattatataattatgcacatatagcactaaaaaaatatagatttttattttgaaaaaaattgtttttaaaacaaaCTTGTCGCACTTAATGAaatgttttcattattattaaaaaaaatcacaGTATTCTTcagagaaaaatattatttattttatattttttttaattttttaccatGAACTAATTCCTTTGTGCAAACGCAGGGGTGTAAATtagtattaaatatttttatcatatatcaAAGAGGGTGTAatatcaaaagaaaaattttgcctaattatttatttatattacacaCCTAtaggaaaaatttaaattactacaccattattttcattacagaaaactttattttcaataaatagTACAAGTTCGAAAAATTGATATAGGAActttctaaaaataataataaaaacgtaaaaaaatagggaaaaagggggaataaaagtaaacaaaaaaaaagaacaaatatatacatatctttAACAGAGTATATaacagtttttttttcttttcctctaAATAGGTTTTAACATATGCAGTTAAACGTTATACATCTTAATATGATGAACATTATGCGATGTATGTGAACatggtattattatttttatgaaagtTTTATTTggtatatattcttaatgAATGCAATGCATTATGtagtttaataaataatttaccAAATAACAGATTATGATTTATAATgctattatatttgtatattcacttttttaaacataaagggtattttcttttcagtGTTTTACACCATCAAATTACATACTCTAGTAATTATGCAGACATATTCTATAAGAGCCAAATATACCGCCGATCGTGGAATTATACATAGACTAAATAACTGTGTTTTTTAATGTAtgcatttttatacatatattatgcaCCTGCGCACAcaaacttatatatttaataaaaaacaaaaagccTTTTTCTAGgtaaatattactttttataacGATACtcctattaataatatttacacAGTGAAAactgttattatataaatatattgataaaaCAAGTATTtgacaaataataaatgaaaaaagaaaaagaaaaagaaaaagaaagaagaagaaagaaaataagaaaaataaagaagtgtATGTTCCAAATGATTAAAATgcgaaaaaaagaaaaaaaaaatttatatacattttaccATTAAAATTGTGACATTTCGTCTTTCATTAttgtaattaaaatatatatatattaattaaaaaagtacaaaTTACAAATTCAAAATGAATCGAAATTAAAGCAGAATGAATTCATCAgtaaattttacataataatatataaataatattatatatatatgaatatgtatgaatttttatacgtacacactttttgctattttttatatctaacactaaactttttttttctgcttttGTGCACTTATCTACGATAAGAACATAATacagaaaaattattcttgttcatatattatatgaactAAACTTTTAAAAACCTTCAACtgagtaaaatttttttatttttacatcttGTTCATTTAAATCACAGAAGTCTAAAGTTGTGTTCTGGTTATcattttctaaaattattgtttcattattattagtgTTATCATCGGTATcctaatttaaaaaaaaaaattagtaaaaattCGAATAAGTTTGTCCAGTTTTTGTTTCTTGTAAAGAGAAGTAAGAGGAACCATTTCAAAAGATATCCTTCctcttttctctttttgtgCTTTTagtacttattttattttatttttttatttcattacgAAATTTTTGATTCTGAATTCTCTCATTCGCATTCTTTCATTATGATTGTGCTCTACAATATTCGCTGAAATCAAATGAACAAGCATGAGTAAGGGTATGTATTTGAAGTGGCCAATTCACTGCTCATGCAGCTTTTTACACACatcatgtatatacgtatgtgtacatgtatatatatatatatatatatatgcgtggGCAATGGCATGTGCATAGGAAAGTCCGTATGCGCGTATATGTGTATCCGGCAcatttatgaaattttttttactgaaAGAGATTGGGCTTTCCGTATACGCCTTAATATTTGCTGGTGAAGgaaaataatggaaaaacaTTGGGCGATTTTTTCTATGTagcatttttattcttattccaATAGGTTCTTCATTTGgtctaaataaaataaagatgaAGTGGTATGATGAGTGTTTGGGCAGTAATTTATTTAGGTTCTTATTGtttaactttattttatatttcttcatatattgcattttttctttttctctattttgaTGTATGTCCATTTTCCGTGTACTCGTCCATTTCCTTTGAAGTAAAATCCTCGCTAGCAAGGGAAGTCTCTGAGCTGCTATATTCAGAATCACTGCGTGAATCTGAAATTTTTGGTGCAATATTAAAGCAATAAAAGGAATAAGTGAATGTACgcataagtatatttttacatttaattataaagtttattaatatacacaTTAGAGTGAACATATTAACATATGTGCGTATAtcatatacaatttttacttatattgaAATCTTCATcatccatatatatagaatcaAGATAGTCGTTATAATTTAACCATAAATTTAACACATTAACTAAGGTAATGAAGGAAAAacagaaagaaaagaaaaaaaaattactaataattttcttcaaaaaaactatacttctttcttttcttttatttatttattattttttttttttttttttttttgctgcaCCTGTTTCTTGATCTATTTCTTGAATGCTTTTTTCGTTTTGTCTTTTTAATTCTCTAAAGGTGTTATGatgttgttcatttttttcgaCAAGTTTCTTTATTTGCCTCAGTTCTTCCTCTATTATTTTCACTGGTTCCCGGTATCTAACAGAAACATAAACAAAcaattaaatacaaaaaaaaaaaaaaaaaagaggaagcaaaaatttaaactatatgataaataagtatagtttaaaatggaatactgcaaaataaaattttctaatttttacGATATTATTGTGGtgattaaaattttaagacCAATCAGCACAAAAGtctaaaagaaaaaaaaaaaagaagatataaaacaaataaaattaaagtagTATtaatcaataaaaataaagataaatagacaatttttaataattatgaaaagatataaaatgaatttgtGCAATAATGTATGAACATATGTACGCGTATAGAATATCCAATAAATTTcaagttcattttttttttttttttttttaaatccttTTTACGTATCTTATTCCTTTCACTGAATAATTAACTAAATTCTCGTTAACTCTCAGGAGCacgtattttttaatgagagtaattatttttttgaagatGAGTTCGGTTATACAACAAATAATCACACCTAAGGGGAATATGTGTTTTGGCACAAAAATACAGAGTGagtcatatacatatatatatatatatgcatataagcACATACATGGACGCATATACGTACGCacacaaatttatatatatatatatatgtataaatacatatattgtcctatttcctttttatgaACTGTCCGTTCAATAAGGttttcattcttttcttacaaaaaataattttcctcCTACAGGTATGCACATTACTGCGTGAAGTTATAAGTAGAACTAGTAATGCGATGAACAGATATATTACAATCAGCTTAAATCCCCTCACAAACtctacaatattttttaaaaaataaccaTTTTAATATAGTTATATGCAAAAGGgtatttaatgttttttttttttttattattgtttacTAGTAATAGATTCATgatgatattttatttttaataaaatttgtataatCTCGCTGAAGTCATTTTTAAGGCCTTGTAAAAAACTGTCAAATCTAAACAAgcaaagcaaaaaaaaaaaaaaaaaaaaaaaaaaatacagtaaaaaacaaagaagaaTAAGAGTAGGGAttataaagcaaaatattaatatttctatacGTCTAAATATGCTCATACATTATGtataaacaattatatatgtttttcacTTACCTGTTTGTGTTTTCTATTTGTTTTACTTGAGCGTGTTCTATTAATTTCATGTTTTCTAAATTCGTTGTCATCTGTTTGGTTATGTATAGAGAGGTTTCTGCTAGCCTGTTAATCTttctcattttatttttaatgaaaaaggtaaaaatgaAGGGGGGGAGAAATTAAACGTTCGTCTGAATAGacatgcgtatatatacattcatatacatgcatataaacacatatatatatacgtatacatccATGTGTATATGCGAAGGTGCAAGTGCATCCGCTTAAGTTTATTTTAGAAAAGCCTTACATTTTCTTCTGTTCGTTTGTTCCACTCAATGGattgtatataaaaacaaatatcaTCGATATGGTTTAACTCAGCGTGATAAATTTGAAAAGCAGTATCGGACATGTTGTTAGTGGATGTGCaatttgttataattttatattttaaattttcacataattttttttttatattggcATTTTCATCGAATATGCTTTCCCGTGGCACAAAAGTATTATAGTCATAGTTATTCTTATCATAAGTATATACTTCCCCTTTACTTGAACTTATATATGagttttctcttttattgTTTGGGTAGACTTTATACTCTTCTTTGTTATCATTAATAGAACATGGATTCTCTAttctttcaatttttcttaattcaTCTAAACTTAACGTTTTAGCAAAATGCACATTTTGAAATTGATCaaataaattgttattatataaatatatttgtaatttgtttaacttttttgtatttaattcACAACCAATTTTTTCATCTGGAAATTTTCTTGTtgatttaacaaaaatacatTTCGTTTTAGCTAAGGCTAGTaatgatttattattttcgtttatttcattacagttgtacatatttaaattatttagcTGATCTAGTACATATTCataacattttatttcctgtacatatatgttatcTTGATTGTCTTCATTCTCTTCACTATATCCACTCCCTTCATTTTCTGCGTAGTtcttatttctcttttttttcttttgatatTCTTCTTCAGCCTTTCTT carries:
- a CDS encoding reticulon-like protein, with protein sequence MNLNSKNIVNVSIFSSINALYILLYIFNQTFLQVLCTLSILLLLLSGLLVFLQVHKISDYKETDKLEIVSKELIEGLIVFLYDFINDKLTLIRKYLLWTNRMENVTLIIIIYSIGNFLSFVNFSVLFYLLTWAIFLYNYINNVYITKIRKIVHPYYVDIKEQAKYLFDNIPKLNHIKKSI